One Nocardia iowensis DNA window includes the following coding sequences:
- a CDS encoding carotenoid oxygenase family protein, protein MTTSAPHLTGNYAPVSDELTAYDLPVSGQIPAELTGWYLRNGPNPHEAASHHWFAGDGMVHGVRIENGRAVSYRNRWVRTTKFTDGARVYDEMGNHDLTAGNANTHVIRHAGRTLALVESSLPYELTCDLDTVGPYDFDGGLRTAMTAHPKTCPVTGELHFFGYELIREPFLTYHRADADGNLLLSRPIDVPAATMQHDFNLTAEHVVFMDLPVVFDAAAAVSGGGMPFRWRDDYQARLGVLRRDDPHGEVRWFGIDPCYVFHPLNAHDEPGQIVLYVMRYPELWRTESHTFDKASLWRWTIDLTAGTVAEEQLDDRAAEFPRVDDRLVGLDARFGHVAVSGDSGALIRYDLHSGSSTAHEFGSGRVPGEAAFAPADQNPGGHGYLMTYVYNAETDRSDLVILDASDLAAPPVAAIHLPRRVPFGFHGSWLADR, encoded by the coding sequence ATGACTACTTCCGCTCCGCACCTGACCGGCAACTACGCACCGGTTTCCGACGAACTGACCGCCTACGACCTCCCGGTGTCCGGGCAGATCCCGGCCGAGCTCACCGGCTGGTATCTGCGGAACGGGCCGAATCCGCACGAAGCCGCCTCGCACCACTGGTTCGCCGGCGACGGCATGGTGCACGGCGTGCGGATCGAGAACGGTCGCGCGGTCTCCTATCGCAATCGCTGGGTACGCACCACCAAGTTCACCGACGGCGCCCGCGTCTACGACGAGATGGGCAATCACGACCTGACTGCCGGAAACGCCAACACGCACGTCATCCGGCATGCCGGGCGGACGCTGGCGTTGGTCGAATCGTCCTTGCCGTATGAATTGACCTGCGACCTGGACACCGTCGGTCCCTACGACTTCGACGGCGGCCTGCGCACAGCGATGACCGCGCATCCCAAGACCTGCCCGGTCACCGGTGAGCTGCACTTCTTCGGCTACGAGCTGATCCGGGAACCGTTCCTGACCTATCACCGGGCCGACGCCGACGGCAATCTATTGCTCAGCCGCCCGATCGATGTGCCCGCCGCGACCATGCAGCACGACTTCAATCTCACCGCCGAGCACGTCGTATTCATGGATCTGCCGGTTGTTTTCGACGCCGCGGCGGCGGTTTCCGGTGGGGGGATGCCGTTTCGCTGGCGCGATGACTATCAGGCGCGGCTCGGGGTGCTCCGGCGCGACGATCCGCACGGGGAGGTCCGCTGGTTCGGCATCGACCCCTGCTACGTCTTCCACCCGCTCAATGCCCACGACGAGCCGGGGCAGATCGTTTTGTATGTGATGCGCTACCCGGAGTTGTGGCGCACCGAATCCCACACCTTCGACAAGGCGAGTCTCTGGCGCTGGACCATCGATCTGACCGCGGGCACCGTCGCCGAGGAACAGCTCGACGACCGGGCGGCCGAGTTCCCGCGCGTGGATGATCGCCTGGTCGGTCTGGATGCCCGCTTCGGTCATGTCGCGGTTTCCGGGGATTCGGGCGCTCTGATCCGCTACGACCTGCACAGCGGCAGCAGCACCGCGCACGAGTTCGGCTCGGGTCGAGTCCCGGGCGAAGCCGCCTTCGCGCCCGCCGACCAGAATCCCGGTGGCCACGGCTATCTCATGACCTATGTCTACAACGCCGAGACCGACCGCAGCGACCTGGTCATCCTGGATGCGAGTGACCTGGCCGCGCCGCCCGTAGCCGCCATCCACCTGCCGCGCCGGGTCCCGTTCGGGTTCCACGGAAGTTGGCTCGCGGATAGGTGA
- a CDS encoding ATPase: MISQTEALFLGGRSGVGKSRVGLAMHTLLADSGVRHALIEGDYLDMAYPPTWEHGLAEQNLAAMWTNYRALGYRRLIYTNTASVFPEVIGELSAAMGDTPSVTAVLLTCDDRTAGARLAQRENGIELQRHIERSLAMSRELADAVPEWVHVVDTTDRGPAEIAAELIALTGWQADPSAVA, encoded by the coding sequence GTGATCTCGCAAACGGAAGCGCTGTTCCTCGGCGGACGTTCGGGTGTCGGCAAGAGTCGCGTCGGTCTCGCGATGCATACCCTGCTGGCGGACTCCGGGGTACGGCACGCACTGATCGAGGGCGATTACCTCGACATGGCCTACCCGCCGACCTGGGAGCACGGCCTCGCCGAGCAGAACCTGGCGGCAATGTGGACCAACTACCGGGCGCTCGGTTACCGGAGGTTGATCTACACCAACACGGCGAGCGTGTTCCCGGAGGTGATCGGCGAACTATCCGCGGCGATGGGTGATACGCCCTCGGTCACCGCTGTGCTGCTGACCTGTGATGATCGGACCGCCGGCGCACGGCTTGCGCAGCGGGAGAACGGTATCGAGCTACAACGGCATATCGAGCGAAGCTTGGCGATGTCGCGCGAGCTGGCCGACGCGGTGCCCGAATGGGTGCACGTGGTCGACACGACCGATCGCGGACCGGCGGAGATCGCCGCGGAGCTCATCGCGCTGACCGGCTGGCAGGCGGATCCGTCGGCGGTCGCGTAG
- a CDS encoding phytanoyl-CoA dioxygenase family protein — MTNLMNIVTPQTLSSDTVDRYRSEGFVHIPRVLSAEEVAAYLADAQEQLERQQKLSWDTEGDGNVMDWVAEPEAKSALMRRLALHPGITGIAEKLAGRPLRMFKTELLRKRITGGTITPLHTDDPAFPVAGSDVTLTAWVALVDVPVERGCMTFIPGSQVWPEGTDAPFGEPFEARPELRWWPRVTVPLRAGDCTFHHSRIVHMAGANETDTARISLATVYMDAAATYHPAPAGSEPTYQDEVVGIEPGQPLDTDRYPRVGLSS; from the coding sequence ATGACCAATCTGATGAATATCGTTACACCTCAGACGCTTTCGTCCGACACGGTGGACCGGTACCGCAGCGAGGGTTTCGTGCACATCCCGCGGGTGCTCAGTGCTGAAGAGGTCGCGGCATACCTCGCCGACGCGCAGGAGCAGCTCGAGCGGCAGCAGAAACTTTCCTGGGACACCGAAGGTGACGGCAACGTGATGGACTGGGTCGCCGAACCGGAGGCCAAGAGCGCTCTCATGCGCAGGCTCGCCCTGCATCCGGGCATCACCGGCATCGCGGAGAAGCTGGCTGGTCGGCCGCTGCGCATGTTCAAGACCGAATTGCTGCGTAAACGAATCACCGGCGGGACGATAACGCCCCTGCACACCGACGATCCGGCGTTTCCGGTCGCCGGGTCCGACGTGACATTGACCGCCTGGGTCGCCCTGGTCGACGTACCGGTGGAGCGGGGATGCATGACCTTCATACCCGGCTCGCAGGTTTGGCCGGAGGGCACCGACGCGCCGTTCGGCGAACCGTTCGAGGCTCGTCCTGAGCTGCGGTGGTGGCCGCGGGTCACCGTGCCACTGCGCGCGGGCGACTGCACCTTCCATCATTCGCGGATCGTGCACATGGCCGGGGCGAATGAAACCGATACGGCCAGAATCAGTTTGGCGACGGTTTACATGGATGCCGCGGCCACCTACCACCCGGCTCCGGCGGGGTCGGAGCCGACTTATCAGGACGAGGTGGTCGGCATCGAGCCGGGACAACCGCTCGACACGGACCGCTATCCGCGAGTCGGCCTGTCCAGCTGA
- a CDS encoding PadR family transcriptional regulator translates to MSLRYAMLGLLADRPASGYDLLHRFKHSLANIWSATQSQIYTELAKLADDELIAVSDEGPRGRKEYTITPAGLADLRRWLTETEPKEVNRNEMLLRVFFLGVVPQSQAEEYLSGIATWAAERHADLLAIEASIEWESNDFSRNGRIALEWGQRFFAMNEEWAEWALQQLPEPAHNAPAADRIGPERRG, encoded by the coding sequence ATGAGCCTCCGGTATGCCATGCTCGGACTGCTGGCCGACCGCCCGGCCAGCGGATACGACCTACTGCACCGGTTCAAGCACTCACTGGCCAACATCTGGTCCGCGACGCAGAGCCAGATCTACACCGAGCTCGCCAAACTCGCCGACGACGAGCTGATCGCCGTATCGGACGAAGGCCCGCGCGGCCGTAAGGAATACACGATCACCCCGGCGGGATTGGCCGACCTACGACGCTGGCTCACCGAGACCGAGCCGAAGGAGGTCAACCGCAACGAGATGCTGCTACGCGTCTTCTTCCTCGGCGTCGTACCGCAGTCGCAGGCCGAGGAGTACTTGAGCGGGATCGCGACCTGGGCCGCCGAACGCCATGCCGACCTGCTCGCGATCGAGGCGTCGATCGAGTGGGAGAGCAACGACTTCTCCCGGAACGGCCGTATCGCACTGGAGTGGGGCCAGCGCTTTTTCGCGATGAACGAAGAGTGGGCGGAATGGGCCCTCCAGCAACTGCCCGAACCCGCGCATAACGCCCCCGCAGCGGACCGGATCGGTCCCGAACGTCGGGGTTAG
- a CDS encoding DUF1254 domain-containing protein, giving the protein MGDQTDGGVSRRTVFGLAAGAAAAAAGLSACGRSDDASSGPATTAPGAAESIAKDAYIFGFPLVLMDVSRRAAEASTPVNRFQHAAALPTPARRDVVRLNLDTLSSIAWLDLRAEPIVLQVPAMAGGRYWLMHLLDAWTNTAHNPSSVRPQAKSGPPYTYAVVGPDWSGRLPDDVTVLRVPTPTVWLFGRIQVNGAEDLPAVRAIQKQLTLVPLSDRTAGRVPAETTPVAPQADSVPPAEQVAHMDARTFFDRMCAVLAINPPAPDDAPAMRRFATIGITPGGEVVGLSDDDLAAAADTARQQIPVYLDPKSVNENGWTFDPSIGAYGTNYLQRAAVAWRGIGASLAEDTIYPTLFASADGNGGPGRFRLHFPPGQLPPVDAFWSLTAYDADNYLTANPAGIYAVGHQRPVVPNPDGSVDLAIQHADPGPSVPAGNWLPIPESGQFSLTMRLYAPKEEAIQGRWQPPPLTSVS; this is encoded by the coding sequence ATGGGCGACCAGACCGACGGTGGTGTGTCGCGTCGAACCGTGTTCGGGCTGGCGGCTGGTGCGGCCGCGGCCGCGGCCGGATTGTCGGCGTGCGGCAGGTCCGATGACGCGTCGTCGGGGCCGGCGACCACCGCGCCAGGGGCGGCCGAGTCGATCGCCAAGGACGCCTACATTTTCGGCTTCCCCTTGGTGCTGATGGACGTCAGCCGGCGAGCGGCCGAGGCGAGCACCCCGGTCAATCGGTTCCAGCACGCCGCCGCGCTGCCGACGCCCGCACGGCGGGATGTGGTGCGGCTCAACCTGGACACGCTGTCCTCGATCGCGTGGCTCGACCTGCGGGCCGAGCCGATCGTGCTGCAGGTGCCCGCCATGGCGGGTGGCCGGTACTGGCTGATGCACCTGCTCGACGCCTGGACGAACACCGCGCACAATCCGAGCAGCGTTCGGCCGCAAGCGAAATCGGGGCCGCCGTACACCTATGCCGTCGTCGGCCCCGATTGGTCCGGCCGCCTTCCGGATGATGTCACCGTGCTGCGCGTGCCGACGCCGACGGTGTGGCTGTTCGGCCGGATACAGGTCAACGGCGCCGAGGACCTGCCTGCCGTGCGCGCGATCCAGAAACAGTTGACGCTGGTGCCGCTGAGTGATCGGACTGCGGGACGCGTGCCAGCGGAGACCACTCCCGTTGCGCCGCAAGCCGATTCGGTGCCCCCGGCCGAGCAGGTCGCGCACATGGACGCGCGGACCTTCTTCGATCGGATGTGTGCGGTACTGGCAATCAATCCGCCCGCACCCGACGACGCACCCGCCATGCGACGCTTCGCGACGATCGGCATCACCCCTGGTGGCGAGGTCGTCGGCCTGTCCGACGACGATCTGGCTGCGGCGGCCGACACGGCGAGACAACAAATCCCGGTCTACCTCGATCCGAAGTCGGTGAACGAGAACGGCTGGACCTTCGACCCGTCCATCGGCGCCTACGGCACCAATTACCTGCAGCGCGCCGCCGTCGCGTGGCGAGGCATCGGCGCCAGCCTGGCTGAGGACACGATCTATCCGACGCTGTTCGCGTCGGCCGACGGCAATGGCGGCCCCGGCCGCTTCCGCCTGCACTTCCCGCCCGGCCAGCTGCCACCGGTCGATGCCTTCTGGTCGCTGACCGCCTACGACGCGGACAACTATCTGACGGCCAATCCGGCGGGGATCTACGCGGTCGGGCATCAGCGTCCCGTGGTGCCCAATCCGGACGGCTCGGTCGACCTCGCGATCCAACATGCCGACCCGGGACCGAGTGTTCCGGCAGGCAACTGGCTACCCATCCCGGAGTCGGGGCAGTTTTCGCTCACCATGCGGCTGTACGCGCCGAAAGAGGAAGCGATTCAAGGCCGGTGGCAGCCGCCGCCGTTGACGTCGGTGTCCTGA